The DNA sequence GCAGGAGGTCGCCTACCGTACGCAGCTCGGCGAGCGGCGCCGCATCATGCACGGCGCGATCGCGCGCGTCCTGACCGAGCTCGAGCCGGACAAGAGCGGGGAGAACGCGGCCTTGCTCGCGCATCACTGGGAGGCGGCCGGCGAGACGCTGCAGGCGGCGCTGGCGGGACGGCGCGCCGCCGAGTGGGCCAGCAGCAGCGAGCTGTCGGAGTCGCGCCGTCACTGGACCAAGGTGATGGAGCTGCTCGAACGCCTGCCGCCCAACGCCGAGACCACCGAGCTGGCGGTGGCCGCGACCGAAGGGATGCTCAGCATCTGCTGGCGGCTGGGCTCGCCGCAGGAGCAGGCGCGCGGAATCTACGAATGGGGCTGGGTGTGGGCCGAGCGCAGCGGGCTGGCCGCGGCCAAGGCCAGGCTGCTTGGGGCCTACGGCATCTGGCACAGCTTCATCGGCGAGATCGAGCAGTCGCTCGCGATCTACGATCAGGCCGCCGAGCTGCTCGACGAGACCTGCGACATGGCTCTGCGCATCACGCTGCTGTCGCGCCGCGCCTACTCGAGCCTGCTCGCGGGCAAGCTCAAGGCCGGCCTTCGCCTGGCGCGCGAGGTGCTCGACAGCATGGGCGACGACGGTCCCGGCGACGAAGTCCCTGCCGGCGACTACCTCTTCATGATGGGCTTCACCGGGCTGGCGCTGACCTACCTGGGTCGTCTGGAGGAAGCCGGACGAATCCTCGACCGCACGCTGGCGCTGGGTCTGGAGGCCGGGGAGGCCGGCACGGCCAATGCGCTGCGCGGTTTCAGCGTCACGCACGCGTGGTTCACCGGCGACGCCGTGCGTGCCAGCGCACTGGCGCGCGGGCAGCTCGACTTCGCCGAACGCATCGCCAGCCCGGCGCTGCGCACCGGCGCGTACGACTCGCTCGGCATCGCGCATCTGCTGCACGGGCAGTGGGACGCGGCGGTGACGGCGCTGGAGACGGCGCTGCACGTCGCGCGCGAGAGCGGCACGTTCCTGCAGGCCGAGGCGCTCATGCTCTCGAACATGGCCGAAGCCTATCGCGGGCGCGGCGATCTCGATCTTGCCGTGGAGACGGCCACCGAGGCGCTTGCCGTCGCGCGCCGCCGTCGCACCGTGATGCACGAGTGCCGCTCCAGCCTCTTCCTCGGCCGCGCGCTGATCGCGCGCGGCGACACCGCCAGCCTGTCGGCGGCAGCCGTGGCGCTGACCGATGCGCTGTCCATCGTCGAGCGCACCGAAGCGCGCGCCTACGAGCCGTACGTTCGCATGGAGCTGGCCGCGCTGGCGCAGCTGACGGGCGAGATGGCGGCGCACCGGCGCGAGCTGGCGCGCGCCGTCCAGCTCTTCCGCGAGATCGGTGCGCCACGGCGCGCCGAGCAGGCCAGCCTGGAGCCGGTGTCGTCGAGCCTCTGAGCGCGTCGCGGAGGCCGTTGCCGTCTTGAACCAACTGACGCCGGAGCGCCGCCGCCGCATCTTCGCCCTGGCCATCCCCATCATCGGCGCGATGGCGTCGCAGAACATCCTGAACCTGGTCGATACGGCCATGGTCGGCCACCTCGGCGACGAGGCCCTGGCCGGAGTCGGCATCAGCGGCTTCCTCTACTTCATGGCCGTCTCCTTCGTCATGGGAATGTCGGCCGGCGTGCAGGCGATGTGCGCGCGCTGGCGCGGCGCAGGGCGCGACGACGAGATCGCGGTCCCGCTCAACGGCGGGCTGCTGATGTCGGCGGCGATCTGCCTGCCCGCCTCGCTTCTGCTGGCCGCGATGGTGCCGGCGATTCTGCGTGCGATCGCTCCCGAGGCACGCGTGGCCGAGCTCGGCACGTCGTACCTGAGCCTGCGCATCCTCGGGATGACGGCCGTAGGAATGAACTTCGCGTTTCGGGGCTACTGGAACGCCATCGACATGTCGCGGCTGTACATGGGCACGCTGCTGTTCATGCACGCGGTCAACATCTTCCTGAACTGGGTCTTGATCTTCGGAAATCTCGGGGCGCCTGCGCTCGGTGTGGCGGGAGCAGGCATGAGCAACCTCATCTCGGTCTATCTCGGCTCGGCCTGCTATTTCGCGCTGGCGTGGAAGCACGGGCGCGGCGCCGGGTTCCTCGGCAGGATGCCGTCGCGCGAGGTGATGCGGGCGATGCTCGCGACGTCGCTGCCGGCGGGATTGCAGCAGCTCCTCTTCGCGTCGGGAATGGTCGGGCTGTTCTGGATCCTGTCGCTGCTCGGGACTGCCGAAGTCGCCGCGGGCAACGTGCTCATCAACGTCATGCTCGTGACGATCCTGCCGTCGATCGGCTTCGGTCTTGCCGCAGCCACGCTGGTCGGACAGGCGCTCGGCGCGCGCGAGCGAGAGGAAGCCGAGGCATGGGCGTGGCGCGTGGGAAAGGTCGCGATGGGCGTGGTCGCCGTCATTGCGCTGCCGGCGATCATCGCGCCCGAGCTCGTGCTGTCGCCGTTCCTCAAGGATCCGCAGACGCTTTCGCTGGCCGCCGGACCGCTGCGCGTGGCGGCGCTGTCGGCGCCGGTCGAATCGCTCGGCGCCGTTCTCATGAACGCGCATCTCGGCGCCGGCAGCTCACGGCGCGTCCTGATGATCTCCGTGCTGACGCAGTGGGGCCTGTTCCTGCCCGCCGCCTATGTTCTCGGGCCGGTGCTCGGCTACGGAATTCTGGCGATCTGGGTCGCACAGATCGCGTACCGGTTGGTCAGCATCACCATCTTCGCGTGGAGCTGGCGGCAGGGGAGCTGGGCAGACGTCGAGTTGTAGCAGGCCGAGACATGCGGGCGCCGACGCCGGCGACCATGTCCACACTGGCCCCTCATCGAGGCGTGGCTGCTTTGGACGCAGCACCCGAAGGCGTGGTGGCGGCGCTGTTGCAGGATGAGACATGACGCAGCGCGCGTCGTGTCTGGCGCGGTCGAGATCAGGCCTGACAGTCTCGTTTCGAGCGCGAAATCTGGCCTATTTACGCAGTCTTCCGGCATTTTTCACTGGCGAGAGCCACTCGGTTGGCCTACCTTCATGGACCATGGGACGTTTGGTGGGGAGTTTGTTCATCATGCTCGCGCTGATCCTGCCGGCCGCGAGCTATGGCGATTCGGCGCGGCAGCAGGCGCGCCTCCGACTGACCGATCTCGACGGACGCGTGGCCAGCCTGCAGCGTCATCGCGGCAAGGTCGTCCTCGTCAACTTCTGGGCGACCTGGTGCGAAGCGTGCGGCGCCGAGCTGCCCGTGCTCGTCGATCTGGCCGCCCGCTACAAGGAACGCGGTCTGGTCGTCTTGGCCGCGTCGGCCGATGACGTCAAAGCCAAGGACGCGGTGGCCAAGGTCGCCAAGTCGGCCAAGGACCTCCAGATCTGGGTCGGCGCCGACGGCGACGACATGCAGGAGTTCGGCTTCGCCGCCGCGCTGCCCGCCAGCGCGCTCGTCGACCGCAACGGCCGCATCGCCGAACGCTTCGCCGGCGGCATCACCAAGGGCCAGCTCGACACGGCCATCGAGATGCTCCTGCAGGAAAACATCGGCGGCGCCGACGCCCCGATCGCCATCGAAGCCGGCACCGTCTCCGTCGCACCCGGCGCGTAAGAAGAACGGCAGGAACCGCCGTTAACACACGCATGGAGTGGCGCGTTTCGCGCCACGTTCGTGGCAGCCGCTCGCCGCTTCGGTTGGATTTCCCCGCACGGCGCCGTCGACTACATTGCCGCAATGAACACCGCACGCCGCGCTGCCATTGCGGGGCTGGCCTTCGGAGCCGCCGCCACCATCGTCGATCTCGGCATCGGCACCTACAACTTTCTGCAGGTCGGTCTGCCGTCGTTCCCCTTCACGATGGCGCTGGCGGTGACGCTCGAGGTCTCGCTCGGCGTCGCCCTCGGTCTCCTGGCGACGCCCGTGCTGGCGCTGACTGGCCGTCCGTTCCTGCATCTTCTCGCCGTCACTGCCGGATGGCTGATCGTTGCATGGTGGGCCGCCGTCGACCGCGCCATCATTCCGATGTGGGCCACGCCCGCCGTCGCCGCGCTGCTGCTGGTGCTGCTCTCACGTCTGCTGACGCGCCGCGCGCCTCGACTGCCGGCCGCGATTGCCGCAGCTCTTCTGATCACGCTCGTGGCCGGTCCGCCGATCTACCAGAGCTTCACCGACCAGAAGCACACGAGCAGCGGCCCTCCGCCACAGGGCGGCGGCAAGGCTCAAGTCCCTGATGCGCCCGACATCGTCGTGATCGTCATGGACACGGTGCGCGCGGCGAGCATGTCCGCGTACGGCTACGACAAGCCCACCACGCCCACCTTCGACGAGCTGGCCAAGGACGGCGCGCTCTTTCTGGATGCGACCTCGCCGTCGACCTGGTCGCTGCCCTCGCATGCCTCGCTGTTCACCGGTGTGTATCCCTCCGTGCACGGCGCCGATTCCGATCATCGCTACCTCGACGACACCTACCCGACGCTGGCGCAGATCCTGGCCGATATCGGCTACGACACGCTCGCCTTCACGGCCAACCCTTGGATCAGCGATCACCTGGGGCTGACGCGCGGCTTTGCCTGGTCGGACGAATCATGGCGGCGCGCTTCCAGCGGCCGCGCGTTCTTCTTCATCTTCCGCCTGCTCGACCGCCTCGGCTTCGGCGCCGACGACAAAGGCGGGGCGCTGGTCGCTTCCAATTTCGAGCAGTGGTCGGCGGCGCGTCCGCGCGATGCGGCGCCCGCTTTCGTCTTCCTGAATTTCCTGGAGGCGCACTTCCCGCATCACCAGCTTCCAAAGGAGTTCCTGAGCCGCTTCACCCAGCGCTCCAGCGCCGAGCTGCACGAGCACAGCACTGCGTTGTTCGCCACGCAGTTCGGCGCGCCGCTGCCGCCCGCGCAGGTCGCGGCGACCATCGAGCCGGCGCGGGAGATGTACGACGCCGGCGTGTTGTACACCGATCATCTGCTCTCACGTGTGGTCGAGGCGATCCGCAAGCGCGGGATGCTCGACTCCACGCTTCTGGTCGTTCTGTCCGACCATGGCGAGCTGCTCGGCGAGCACGGCGAATTCGGCCACGGCCTGACGCTCTATGAGCCCGGCATCCGCGTGCCGCTGCTGCTTCGCTATCCGCGCAAGATCCAGGGCGCGCGCGTGGAGTTGCCCGTATCGACCGCCGGCGTGCACGCCACGGTGCTCGACGTCGTCGGCATTCCGCCGCGCTCCAAGCTGAGCGTGGGCTCGCTGCTGCCGGCAGTCGAAGGGCGCGTGGCAGGAACACCGGTGATCTGCGAGCGCGCGGCAATGCCCGACGGCGGCGGAGGCAGAACCGATCCGCTGGCGCAGGGCGATGCGAGGATGCGCGTCTACCGCGCCGGCACGCACAAGCTCGTTCAGACCTCGAGCGGCCACGCCGCCGTCTTCGATCTTTCGAGCGACCCGGGAGAGCAGCGGGATCTCGCGTCCAGCCAGCCAAACAAGGTCACGGAGATGACGGCCGAACTGGATACCTGGCGAGCGGCGCTCGGCATCCCCGCGCTCGATGCAGCAGGGCATGCAGGCAAGCCGGTGCCGCAGGACCTGGATCCGGCAGCGAAGGAGCGGCTGCGTGCGCTGGGTTATGTGGAGTGAGGAGAAGGATGGTGGTGAAGGGAGTCGGTCGAACAGGTCGCGCAAATCATTAGCGAATAAACGCTCTCGGTTGCGTGGCCAGCTCAGACGCCCCCAGCCTTCACGTGCTGTCGTCCTTCTAGCCTGTGGTGGTCAATCATGGAGCAGGATTCTCGTCGGTAGGCCCCACCGTTCCAGCTCCTCCACGATCAATGCGTGCCGTTCCTTCGGGGGAAGGCGTTCGAGAGGAGCTCGGTCCGCGGCTGTCTTCTTGGCCTGAACTAGTAGCCTCATGTCCGCGTCGAAGTCCGCGCGTCTGGATCGCCTCGTAGTTGTCGCCGATCGTCGCCCATTGGTCGTCTGGGAAGCGCTCCAAGGTGCGGACGACCTGCTTGAGGTCGCCGTACTCCGCGGGCAGGCGCTTGGACAGCAGCCAGGCAGCGGCTCGCCAGTCGGTGAGGGGCTGCTCGACGCCGTGCAGGTAGACGGTCTCGGCGATCTCGGACGCCTGGAAGCGTAAGCGCGTAGGGTTTCACGGCGCAGTGCCGCTGCCTCCCATCGTCTACCCATGGCCCATGCAACCGCGGACATGCGGACGAACCGTGTACAGACTATTTTTCGTCGTGGCGCTCAAGCAGCCGGCGAAGCTCTCGTAGTTCCGCGTGGACTGCTTCGATCTTTTTCTCTTCCTCGGCGACGTCCGGAGCGAGAAACCACGCCGCCAAAAAAGCCGAAAATGAGCCGAATAGTCCGACACCAGCTAGCATGAGCGTCGCGGCAACGAGTCGGCCTTCCGTCGTGACGGGGTAGCTCTCCCCGTACCCGACGGTAGTGATAGTCCCGAATGCCCACCACAAGGCATCTTCGGCGGACTGGATGTTGCCAGCGGCTGGTACTTCGAACTGCAGGATTGCGATACTGGAAGCTACGATCAGCAGAGATGCGATGAGACTCGCGGCGAGGAGTACGCTCTCCGCGCGCCGTTCAAGTATCATCGTAGCAACAACCTTAGTGGAACGGAGACCCCGAAGAACCCTGAGAATTCGCACAGCCCGCGCAACGCGTCCCCAACGGGCGATGTCAACGGTCGGAATGCTCGACAGCAGGTCGATCCAACCCCATGTGTACATGTATTGGACACGGTTCTCGGCGCGTTTGAAACTGGCAAGAAAGTCCAAGAGGAAGATGGCGCACACCGCATTGTCAGCATGGTCAAGCACGACGCGTGTCGTAGAATCCAGGTGAAACACAGTCTGCGCTGTCAGTGTCGCGAGCGCATACAGGCAGAGCAAAAGCATAAAGATCTGCCGGTTTGCAGATCGTGTCTGCGCGTCGTTCGCGCCCATACGACTTGCGGTTCGTCTGATCACGTAGCTAGGGCAGCGTCGGGATGGCGCGCTAGGTTGATTGCCACGCATCCGCTGCTTGCAGGCGAGTTTTACCGCGCCGGCCCAACCTAGAGCAACCGCACCTCGGATCGATTGCGTGCCAACGATCCCGCCTAAAGAACCGAAGCGCCGTCATTGCGTAGCGTGCGCATTGGGCATAAGCGATGACGCGGGATGGGATTTCGTTTTCAACGTCGCATCAAGCTTTTTCCTGGTGTCCGGCTGAACTTCAGCGCAGGCGGAATCAGTACAACTGTTGGCATTCGCGGTGCCGGCGTCACCTTCGGCAAACGTGGCGTTCATATGAACGTTGGTATCCCGGGCACGGGACTCTCTTACCGGACGCAGATCGGGACACCGCCGGCTCGCCGCACCTCGCCAACGAGGCCTTATGAGCCAAGCGGATCCGCGCGGAGCGTCGAGCCGCCTACCGGTGGCGAAATTCGAAGCGCAGAAGTCAGTGCTTTGACGACCCGCGGACTTGGTGAACTTAAAAGTCTGGTGAATGAAGCCGCAATCCGTCGCGCTGAGTTGACGCGAGAAGCGGCCCAAAGGAACTACGACGTCAAGGTCGCGCGGCGACGCTTACGATGTGCACGCTGGTTCATCGTGCGTATCTTCACCCAGAGTTCAATTCCACGACATATAGAGACGTTAGAGATTTCTGAAGCTTTGCTAGAAGAAGTGGAGGGTCAACTTGAAGGATGTTCGGTAGAGATTGACTTCGCGTTTGACGAACCGACGCTGGCCGCCTACCGAACTCTCATTCATGCATTTGACGCGTTGGCTTCGTGTCAGCGCATTTGGGACATCACAGCGTCGGTGGGGACTGACCGTGTCGCCGACCGCACCATTGCTTCGCACAGTCTTGCGCGGATTCTCGTATCGTTGCGGAAGGCGCGATCGGAGATTCTTGATACGCAGTACGACGCACTCGTGTTCGCAAATTCGAATGGCAGCGACATCTACATTTACCCGGGCTTTGTCCTGATTCCGGGCACGAACGGTGATTTCGCACTGATCGAACTTAGCGAATTCACGGCCGAGTCTCGAACGTCACGCTTCATCGAGGAAGAGCAGGTACCAAGAGACACTGAAGTCGTTGGCTACACGTGGAAGAAAGCGAACAAAGACGGATCTCGAGACAAACGCTTTGCAGGCAACTACCAAATCCCAATCGCTAGATACGGCGAGATCCACTTGACTACCTCCACCGGCCTTCACGAGGTTTTCCAGTTTAGCAATCATGCCGTCGCGGCGGCCTTCCATGAGCAACTCAACACGTACAAGCAAGCGCTCGCGAAACTGGCCGAGCGAAGCAATGATCGTTCTGGGGTTCCGCTGCTATCGGTTGACGATAACCTAACAGGTGCGCCCGAGCCGCCCGTTGCAGAGCCAACAACATCGACGGTGGAGGGGCGGGACGTCCACCCGCCGCGGCTTATCCTTGACTGGATCGCGCTCGCGCTTGGCATCGCGGCGATAGTCTTTGCGGGTACGCGTGCCCGACACTGGAATGCGCCTTCGAGCGTAGCTAAGACAGTCCCGGCTCTGGCCTCGTTCGCCAAAACTAGTGCAACAACTTCTGACCTGCCGCGGTCTCCAGATCCAGCAGCAGCGGACAAAGCTGCATCACCGCCTAAAGCTCTTCCTCCTTTGCCTTCTTCATCCAGCGCGGAGTCGAAACTAGAGAAGGTCTACGTCCAGCGTCCTGTCGTGAATATACGCACTGAACCTACGACCGAGTCGCGGATTGTCGGGACGCTGAAACAGGGTCGCAAGGTGACGGTCTTTGAGCGTCGCGGGACATGGGCGAAAATTGGTGATTCCAGCCCGCTGGGCTGGGTCCATCGAAGCCTGGTGGGCGCTTCGGCGCCAAAGTAAGCGCATTGTCGCAGATTTCGAGCGCGTCGCTGTGAAGACGCCCACCCGCACGTTGGCGGTGCCCCGTGCTCCACGCGAGGATTGATCCTCGCAGGTGGTGTGTCTCGTCGAGGCGGGTAACTACCGCGACGCGGAGTTGATCGCACGCGCCGAGTTCGGAATGAGCGCGCGATGTGCAGGCGTTCCTTCTCACGGTGCATACGTCGTTTCGCGAAGGGCGCTACTTTTACTGCATCAGCGATCCGAAAGGCCGGCCGGATGTCGTCGACGCACCGACGCCCACTGGCGCCGAGCTTCGGCGCGTCGCGCTCTTGGCTTACCTAAACGTACGCCAAGTGGATCGGGCCGCGCACTCGTCGCGCAGTGCTTGACAGCAAACGAAGGTGGCGCGCCAGGCCGGCCGCGTTCACACGAGGCCACGTGTACCTCAATTTCGCAGGAGCGATCGCCCGATCTGGACCCGGGTGCAGAGGAGTTTTTGATCCTGAACGTCCCCACGCAGCTCCCGGCGCGTCAGCACGGGCGCAGCACTGCGGTTTTTTCTGGCGTCCGCCCTCGACCCCGCTTCGATCCCAAGCTGATCCGGGCGGTCGCCGAGGGAAAGGCCTGGTACGAGCGGATCGGTGAGTTCCCGACGCTGCGTGCACTGGCCAAGGCGTCGGACGCGACCGCCCGGACGTCGGTCGCAGGATCCCGCTCGCCTTCCTGGCGCCGGACATCGTCGCTGCGATCGTAGCGGGCGAGCAACCGAACACCCTGACGATCGGCGCGTTACTCCGTGACCGGGACATCCCGCTGTCATGGTCGGAGCAGCGCCGTCTCTTCGGCTTCCGCGACCCCGCCGACGCGAGCCGCTAGCATCACGAACCTGAAAGTGTGGGTTCTCTACGTCCCGTAGAGACGTTTGGCCGAAGCCGCGACCTTGACGGGAATATCGCCGCGAAGCGCGTCTCTGTTCGCGACAGGCACCGGGCAACCCCGCGTACATGCGCCTCTTTGCAGAGACGCCGCCGGGGACCCGGTTCGAACTTGGAAAGGATGGTGGAGCAGAAGGGATTTGAACCCTCGACCCCCACGTTGCGAACGTGGTGCTCTCCCAGCTGAGCTACTGCCCCATCCTATCGTTGCAGCCGCTGCGATTGCCGGCCGCTGAAGATGCGCTCGGAAGCCAGGCTTCCGACCGCCGTCGCACGGGAAATGTCGCCGCGCGCCCGACGCGCCGTCTAGAGCCGGTTGGCCCGCAACTCGTCGGCCTCCTGTTTTGCCTTACACTCGATGCAAAGGGTAGTCACCGGGCGGGCCTTGAGGCGGCCGACGGTGATCATCTCGCCGCACTCGTCGCACTCGCCGAAGGTGCCGTCCTGAAGCCGTGCCAG is a window from the Candidatus Limnocylindrales bacterium genome containing:
- a CDS encoding DUF4236 domain-containing protein — its product is MGFRFQRRIKLFPGVRLNFSAGGISTTVGIRGAGVTFGKRGVHMNVGIPGTGLSYRTQIGTPPARRTSPTRPYEPSGSARSVEPPTGGEIRSAEVSALTTRGLGELKSLVNEAAIRRAELTREAAQRNYDVKVARRRLRCARWFIVRIFTQSSIPRHIETLEISEALLEEVEGQLEGCSVEIDFAFDEPTLAAYRTLIHAFDALASCQRIWDITASVGTDRVADRTIASHSLARILVSLRKARSEILDTQYDALVFANSNGSDIYIYPGFVLIPGTNGDFALIELSEFTAESRTSRFIEEEQVPRDTEVVGYTWKKANKDGSRDKRFAGNYQIPIARYGEIHLTTSTGLHEVFQFSNHAVAAAFHEQLNTYKQALAKLAERSNDRSGVPLLSVDDNLTGAPEPPVAEPTTSTVEGRDVHPPRLILDWIALALGIAAIVFAGTRARHWNAPSSVAKTVPALASFAKTSATTSDLPRSPDPAAADKAASPPKALPPLPSSSSAESKLEKVYVQRPVVNIRTEPTTESRIVGTLKQGRKVTVFERRGTWAKIGDSSPLGWVHRSLVGASAPK
- a CDS encoding ion transporter — protein: MIRRTASRMGANDAQTRSANRQIFMLLLCLYALATLTAQTVFHLDSTTRVVLDHADNAVCAIFLLDFLASFKRAENRVQYMYTWGWIDLLSSIPTVDIARWGRVARAVRILRVLRGLRSTKVVATMILERRAESVLLAASLIASLLIVASSIAILQFEVPAAGNIQSAEDALWWAFGTITTVGYGESYPVTTEGRLVAATLMLAGVGLFGSFSAFLAAWFLAPDVAEEEKKIEAVHAELRELRRLLERHDEK
- a CDS encoding sulfatase — its product is MNTARRAAIAGLAFGAAATIVDLGIGTYNFLQVGLPSFPFTMALAVTLEVSLGVALGLLATPVLALTGRPFLHLLAVTAGWLIVAWWAAVDRAIIPMWATPAVAALLLVLLSRLLTRRAPRLPAAIAAALLITLVAGPPIYQSFTDQKHTSSGPPPQGGGKAQVPDAPDIVVIVMDTVRAASMSAYGYDKPTTPTFDELAKDGALFLDATSPSTWSLPSHASLFTGVYPSVHGADSDHRYLDDTYPTLAQILADIGYDTLAFTANPWISDHLGLTRGFAWSDESWRRASSGRAFFFIFRLLDRLGFGADDKGGALVASNFEQWSAARPRDAAPAFVFLNFLEAHFPHHQLPKEFLSRFTQRSSAELHEHSTALFATQFGAPLPPAQVAATIEPAREMYDAGVLYTDHLLSRVVEAIRKRGMLDSTLLVVLSDHGELLGEHGEFGHGLTLYEPGIRVPLLLRYPRKIQGARVELPVSTAGVHATVLDVVGIPPRSKLSVGSLLPAVEGRVAGTPVICERAAMPDGGGGRTDPLAQGDARMRVYRAGTHKLVQTSSGHAAVFDLSSDPGEQRDLASSQPNKVTEMTAELDTWRAALGIPALDAAGHAGKPVPQDLDPAAKERLRALGYVE
- a CDS encoding TlpA disulfide reductase family protein encodes the protein MLALILPAASYGDSARQQARLRLTDLDGRVASLQRHRGKVVLVNFWATWCEACGAELPVLVDLAARYKERGLVVLAASADDVKAKDAVAKVAKSAKDLQIWVGADGDDMQEFGFAAALPASALVDRNGRIAERFAGGITKGQLDTAIEMLLQENIGGADAPIAIEAGTVSVAPGA
- a CDS encoding MATE family efflux transporter translates to MNQLTPERRRRIFALAIPIIGAMASQNILNLVDTAMVGHLGDEALAGVGISGFLYFMAVSFVMGMSAGVQAMCARWRGAGRDDEIAVPLNGGLLMSAAICLPASLLLAAMVPAILRAIAPEARVAELGTSYLSLRILGMTAVGMNFAFRGYWNAIDMSRLYMGTLLFMHAVNIFLNWVLIFGNLGAPALGVAGAGMSNLISVYLGSACYFALAWKHGRGAGFLGRMPSREVMRAMLATSLPAGLQQLLFASGMVGLFWILSLLGTAEVAAGNVLINVMLVTILPSIGFGLAAATLVGQALGAREREEAEAWAWRVGKVAMGVVAVIALPAIIAPELVLSPFLKDPQTLSLAAGPLRVAALSAPVESLGAVLMNAHLGAGSSRRVLMISVLTQWGLFLPAAYVLGPVLGYGILAIWVAQIAYRLVSITIFAWSWRQGSWADVEL